The nucleotide sequence TACCTCGACCGCAACATCGACGCGCTGAAAGCCGACGGCAGGCTGGTGATCATCGGCATGCAGGGCGGGGTCAAGGGCGAGCTGAACATCGGCAAGCTGCTGGGCAAACGCGTGAGCGTGTACGCCGCCGGGCTCCGCTCGCGGCCGCTGGAGCAGAAGGCGGCGATCGTCGCCGACGTCCGCGAGCGGCTGTGGCCGTTGGTGGAGCAGGGTTCGGTGAAACCGATCGTCGGCCAGGTCGTCCCGATGGCCGAAGCCGCTTCGGCACACCGCGCACTCGAAGAAGGCACGGTTTTCGGCAAGGTCCTGCTTGCGGCTAAATCCTGACGAGTCAGGCGCAGCCTGTCCGTTGAGGGTGGCGGCGGGGCGGGGTCCGGGCTAGCGGATCTCTTCCAGCACCCGGACGAGCTGGTTGACCTCGAAGACGTTCGAATAGTGCGCGAGCCCGATGCGGACGGCGCCGCCGACTTCGGCGGCGCCGAGCGACCCGAAGACACCGCTCGTGCCGTCGTCGGCGAAGGCACAGAGCCCTTGGGACGCCAGGTATTCGGCGACCTCGGGCGCCTTCTTGCCCGCGACGGCGAACGCGAGCGCGGGGATCCGGCGCATGGCGTCGCCGATGACCATCACGTGCCGCAGCGAACGCAGTTCCGTGGACAGCTGCGCCAGAAGTCCCGCGTGGTACGACTTCGCCGAACCCAGCGAGGTCACCAGCTTCTCGCGCCGCGAGCCCATCGCGGCGTCGTCCAAACCGGCCAGATAGTCGATCGACGCGATCAGACCGGCCAGCAACGGATACGCGTGCGGCCCCAGCTCCATCCGGGCCGGACCGCGCGCGGCCGGATCGAGCGACACCGACGGCAGGCGTTCGAGCAGCTCGGGATCGCGGAAGACCAGCGCCCCCACCGACGGCCCGCCCCAGGCCTGCGCCGAAACCACCATCACGTCGGCGCCGAGCGCGTTGAGGTCGAGCGGCACGAATGGCGCCGCGTACGTCGCGTCGACGACCACCAGCGCGCCGACCCGTTTGGCGAACTCGATCACCGTCGGGACGTCGGGCCGGGTGCCGACCGAACCGGACGCCAGCGTCACGGCGACGGCCTTGGTGCGCGCGGAAACGAGGTTCTCGTACTGCCAGGCGGGCAGCTCGCAGGTCTCGATGTCGATCTCGCCCCAGCGCACGACCGCACCGACGCGTTTCGCCGCGCGGCGCCACGGCGCGAGGTTGGCCTCCTCGTCGAGCCGGGAGACGACGACCTCGTCGCCGATCGTCCAGCGGTCGGCCATCGCGTCGACGAGACGGCGGATGAGATCGGGCGCGTTGGGGCCGAGCACGACCCCGGCCGGATCGGCGCCGACCAGGTCGGCGACCGCCCGGCGAGCGGCCGTGACAATGCTTTCCGCACGCTGGGAGGCCGGAAACGCTCCACCCGGTCCGGACACCGGAGCGCGCATGGCCGTGGATACGGCCGAAGCGACCTGTTCAGGTACGAGCATTCCGGCGGCGCCGTCGAAGTGAATCCAGCCGTCACCCAGCGCGGGAAACAGCCCACGGATACGAGCGACGTCGAACGCCATGGGGACACCGTACGGACGTGCGGTTTGGCGCTTTACCCGGGGTTGGCTGCCCGAACACGGGGTGCGACGATTCCCGCTACGCTCGGAGACGGCGGCGAAAACCACACTGCGCTCGGCGCCCGACGTAGGCCAGGATGGAGCACATGACCGACCCAGTTTCCCGCGAATCGACCACCCCCGGTGACGGCGGCGGAGACTCCCCACACCATGTGGTGGTCGTCGGTCCCGACGGCACCCCGGTCGGCACCGCACGCATCGCCTCCCCCGGCTCCGACGACGAGTCCGCTCAGGAGGAGTCGCTCGGCGACCTCGTCGAAGAACCCGCCAAGGTGATGCGCATCGGCACGATGATCAAGCAGCTGCTGGAAGAGGTCCGCGCCGCGCCGCTGGACGACGCCAGCCGTAACCGCGTGCGCGAGATCCACCAGACCTCCATCCGCGAGCTGGAGCAGGCGCTGGCGCCGGAGCTGCAGGACGAGCTGGAGCGGCTGGTGCGGCCGTTCACCGAGAACTCGACGCCCTCCGACGCCGAGCTGCGGATCGCGCAGGCGCAGCTGGTCGGCTGGCTGGAAGGGCTGTTCAGCGGTATCCAGACCGCGCTGTTCGCGCAGCAGATGGCCGCGCGGGTGCAGCTGGAGCAGATGCGGCGCGGGCTCCCGGCCGGCCCTTCCGCGGGCGGCGCCGCTTTGGGCGGGCACGGGGCCGGCGGCGAGTCGCACGGGCCGGGCCAGTACCTCTGACCCGGGTCAGCGGAACCGGCGGAAGAACGTCCGCAGGTCGTCGATGAGCAGGTCCGGCACCTCCAGCCCGGGGAAGTGACCCCCGCGGTCCTGAGTGGACCAGTGCACGACGTTGTCGGTGCGCTCGGCGAGGTGCCGGATCGGCAGGCCCGTGTCCTTCGGGAACACGGCCACGCCGGTCGGCACCGTGGACTTCGCAGGCCCCTCACCCCAGGCCGGGCCCAGCGCGGCGTAAATCCGCGAAGACGAGTTCGCCGTGCCGGTGAGCCAGTAGAGCATCACGCTGGTGAGCAGGTCGTCGCGATCGATCGCGTCCTCCGGGACGTCCCGCGAGTCCGAATAGGACTTGAACTTCTCCACCAGCCAGCCGAGCTGCCCGGCCGGTGAGTCGGTGAGCCCATAGGCAAGCGTTTGCGGCTTGGTCGCCTGGATCATCGCGTAACCCAGCTCGCCGGTCTGGAACTCCCGCCCACGCGCCAGCGCCGCCTCTCCGCGCGCGAGTTCCTCACCGGTGAGCCCTTCGAGGTCGGCCTCGGATTCCGGCACCGCGTGCGGCAGCATCGTCAGGTGCGCGCCGATCACCCTCTCGGGGCAGCGGACGCCCACGTCGCGCGACACGATCGCGCCCCAGTCACCGCCGTGCAGCCCGAACCGCTCGTATCCGAGCCGCGACATCAGCACCGTCCAGGCGTCGGCGATCCGGCCGGTGCCCCAGTCGGCGTCGGTCGTCGGCCCCGAGAAGCCGAACCCCGGCAGCGACGGCACGACGACGTGGAACGCGTCCCCCGGGTCGCCGCCGTACGCGCGCGGGTCGGAAAGCGGGCCGACGACGTCGAGGAATTCCACAATGGACCCCGGCCAGTCGTGCGTGAGCACCAGCGGGATCGCGTCCGGCTCCGGAGACCGCGCGTGCAGGAAGTGGACATTCGCGCCGTCGATGTTCGTCAGGAAACCCGGGAACCCGTTGAGGCGCTCCTCGTGAGCGCGCCAGTCGTAGCGGAGCCGCCAGTACTCGGCGAGCTCCTGGAGGTAGGCGAGCGGTGTCCCGAGCCCCCAGCCGACGCCGTCGAGCTCGTCCGGCCAGCGCGTGTTCGCCAGGCGGGCGGCGAGGTCGTCGAGGTCGCGCTGGGGGACGGTGATCGTGAACGGCGTGATCTCATCGGTCATGGGGGCCGACGGTAGAAAGGATCGAGGACAGCTGTGGTCCTCGATCCCGATCGATCAACTGCGAATGAGCCGAGCCCACCGCCTCCGAAGCGGAGTCACCTGAGCTTCCGCGGGGCCGTCCGGCTCCGGTTCGGGACGGACCACGGGCGCGTAGATGGTTTTCGCCAGGTCACGCTTCGCCTTCTTGAAACCGGCCAAGACATCGGGTGCGTATCCACCCGCCTTCGGCCGATCCGGGACCTCGCTCAAGTCCTCCAGCAGGGTCCAGTTCGAACCGAGCGCCGCCAAGGAACGATGCTTCGTCGCGTAGTAGTCGGGGTGGATCGAGACCGCGACCCCCGAAGCACCTCCCGCTGCCGCCAGCATGTGCAGGTGAAACCTGGTGGAGATCCAGGTCTGCCGGGGCGAAACCGGGAGTCCGTGCGTCCAGATGTGCGAAAACGGGTAGAACCGGGCGCCCGGCAATTCCCGCTCGAGGAGCGCGAACACCTCCCTGTCGACGCGCGGAACCCCTTCGACCACGCCGATCTTTTCGGGCGGGATCTTCCAGGACCGCAGCATCGACAGCACCGCGCCGGCCAGCTTGCCGACCCCGACCTCCACCAGGTCGGACTGAAGGCAGAGCATGACCTCGGGAAGGTCCTCGGTCTCCTCGTAGAGATGCGGTCCGATGCCGATGAACGCGTCGTCAAGGCCCACCGGCACGTCCAGCAACTCGGCAGAAGCGTCGTCACGGACTTCCACGATCTCGAACCGGTCGGCCAGCGCACGCAACAACGGCGCGACGTCGTCACAAGCGGGCAACAGCCCCTGCCCCGTCATGGCCGCCCGGCCACCCGAGCGCTCCGCGGCGGCGGCCGCGCCGGCCAGGAGGCCGATCTGCTTGGGCCACAGTTTGTTGATGTAGCCGCCCCCGACGACGTGGATCACGTCGACCGTCGCGAGCAGTTCGATCCCGTGATGCAGCCTGGGCATCATCCCGGGGTTGTGGATGGCTTCCCGGACCCATGCCGCGGCCTGCCACGGGTCCTCGGACGAGGCCTCCCAGCACAGCCGCCACAAGGTGTCCGTGAACTTCGCTCGGGGATGCAGGCCGTCGAGGAGTACGGCGGCGGGACCGGGTGAATGGGTGTCCACCCATACATCCGCGTCAGGGGCCACTTCGGCCAGATGCCGGAGCCAACTCGCGGCAATGAGTTCGTCACCATAGTTGGGGTGACCGACCGGCGCGACCAGGTAATACAGTGCGCGCCGGGCAGGCTTCGAATCCGAAGCCGTTCTGTCGGGGACCGGCATTCGTGCATCGTAACGCCGCACACACCGTTACCGGAGAGGGAGCGGGAAACCTGCTCGGGGCGGGGCGGCCCAGGCACCATCGGCTCCATCGGTACCCTCGTTCCCGTGCATGCCACCAGCACGGTTCACGCCGCCGACGGTGCTGCGCCGACCTCGGTTCCGCCGATTTCGGACAGCAAGACCTTTTCGCGCGCGTTCGCCGACATCAAGACCGGTTTCGCCGCCAGAGAGCTGTGGGGACACCTCGGCTGGCAGGACATCAAGCAGCGCTATCGCCGCTCGGTGATCGGCCCGTTCTGGATCACGATCAGCCAGGGTGTCATCGCGCTCGGCCTGGGGCTGCTGTACTCACAGCTGTTCGGCATGCCGATCGAGACCTTCCTGCCCTACCTCAGCACGGGCTTCATCATCTGGGGCTTCATCAGCGGCTGCCTGTCCGAGGGCATGGAGACCTTCATCTCCAACGAGGGACTGATCAAACAGCTCCCGGCGCCGCTCTCGGTCTACGTGCTGCGCACGGTCTGGCGCCAGACTCTGATGCTGGTGCACAACCTGATCGTCTACGTGATCGTCATCGCGATCTTCTTCAGCGCGCTCAACCACGACTATTCGCTGAACACCGGCAACTGCAATCCGGGTTTCTCCGGCATCTGCCACCCCGGAATCGGCTGGTACTCGCTCACCGCGATCCCAGGCTTCTTCATGCTCGCGTTGAACGCCGGCTGGGTCACCCTGCTGCTGGGCATCATCTCGACCCGCTATCGCGACATCCCGCAGGTGATCAACTCACTCATCCAGCTGCTCTTCTACATGACGCCGATCGTGTGGCCGATCGACCAGCTGCTGGCGGGCGGCGCGCGGGCCGCGACCTCGTGGGCACTGCCGTTCGTGCATGGCAATCCGCTGTTCCACTTCATCCAGATCGTGCGCGCACCACTGATCGGGCAGGAAGTCAGCATCAACAGCTGGTACGTGGTGCTCGGCATCACCGTCGTCGGCTGGGTCCTCGCGCTGGTCGCGATGCGCAATTACCGTTCCCGCGTCTCTTATTGGGTGTGACAGATGGTCAGCATTGATGTGCACAACGCCTACGTCGACTTCCCCATTTTCGACGCGAAGACCCGCTCCATGAAGAAGAAGGTGCTGGGCAAGGTCGGCGGCAAGATCGGCACCGAGACCAAGGTGCCGATCATCGAAGCCCTGCACGACGTGACGCTCCAGCTGCGGGAAGGCGACCGGGTCGGCCTCGTCGGCCACAACGGTGCCGGGAAGTCGACGCTGCTGCGGCTGCTGTCCGGCATCTACGAGCCCACCCGCGGTTCGGCGAAGATCTCCGGCAAGATCGCGCCGGTCTTCGACCTCGGCATCGGCATGGACCCGGAGATCTCCGGGCTGGAGAACATCCTCATCCGCGGCCTGTTCCTCGGGATGACCGCGAAGCAGATGGAAGCCCGCGTCGACGACATCGCGGAGTTCACCGAGCTCGGCGACTACCTGCAGATGCCGCTGCGGACGTACTCGACCGGTATGCGGGTCCGCCTGGCGCTGGGCGTGGTCACCTCGATCGACCCGGAGATCCTGATCCTCGACGAGGGCATCGGCGCGGTCGACGCCGCGTTCCTCAACAAGGCCAAAGATCGGTTGAAGGCGCTGGTGAAGCGATCGGGCATCCTGGTGTTCGCCAGCCACTCGGACGAGTTCCTCTTCGAACTCTGCGACTCCGCCATCTGGATGGACGAGGGACACGTCAAGCAGCGCGGTTCGCTGCGCGACGTGCTGACCGGTTACAAGGGGCGCGACCCGTTCGAGAACATGAGCCAGGAAACGCTGGAGCGGTTCGGCCTCGAGCCCGACCCGGTGGCGACGACGAACGGCGGTCAAGGATGACCAGCGAGACCCGGCAGTTGCCCGAAGGCGCCGTCGTCGGCGTCGTCGTCACGCGCCATCGGCGGGAACTGCTCGCGGACTCGCTCAAGGTGATCGCCGCGCAGACGCGCCCGGTCGACCACCTCGTCGTGGTCGACAACGGGCCGGACAAGTCGGCGCGGGACATCGTCGAGAACTACCCGCTGCCGGTCACGTACCTGCCTTCGCACCGGAACCTCGGCGGCGCGGGCGGGTTCGCGCTCGGCATGCTGCACGCGCTCTCGCTGGGCGCGGACTGGGTCTGGCTGGCCGACGACGACGGCCGCCCCGCCGACGAGAACGTCCTCGCGATCCTCCTGGAGGAGGCCGAGAAGCGGGATCTGGCCGAGATCTCGCCGGTGGTGTCCAATATCGACGCGCCGGACAAGCTCGCGTTCCCGTTGCGGCGCGGGCTGACCTGGAAGCGTTCGTCGTCGGAGCTGGGCGACGACTTCCTGCCGGGGATCGCCTCGCTGATGAACGGCGCGTTGTTCCGCGCGTCCACTTTGGACGTCGTCGGCGTGCCGGATCTGCGGCTGTTCTTCCGCGGCGACGAGGTCGAACTGCACCGGCGCCTGGTGCGGTCCGGGCTGCCGTTCGGCACCTCGCTCAAGACCGCGTACCTGCACCCGGACGGCTCGGACGAGTTCAAGCCGATGCTGGGCGGCCGGTTCCACGCGCAGGACCCGGAGAACGAGGTCAAGCGCTACTACACCTATCGCAACCGCGGATACCTGCTGTCCCAGCCGGGTATGCGCAAGATCGGCGCGCTCGAAGTGGTGCGATTCGGCCTGTACTTCATCGGTGTGAAGCGAGACCCGAAGGCTTTCCTGCAGTGGCTCAAGCTCGTGCGGCAGGGCCGCAAGGAGAAGTTCTACCGCTACTGAGACAAAGCAAAAGGGGCCCCTCGCTCACACGAGGGGCCCCTTTTTCGTACGTCTACTCGCCGATGACCGGCGGAGCGGTGCGCATGTCGGTCCCGAAGACCTCGTCCGGGTCACCCTCGACGAGGTACGTCGGACGCTGGTGCTCGGTGTCCTCGTCCCCGTCCGCCTGCTGACCGCGGCCGCCCATACCGCCGCCCATACCCGGCCCGCCGCGACCGGCGGCGCCACCGCCGAGACCGCCCATACCGCGGCCTGCCGCCGCTTCGGCGGCACCGATCCCGCCGGGGCGGGCCGCGCCGGACGCGGAGCCCGAACCGGGCGTGGAGCCCCCGGCACCGCTGCCGGGACCGAACCCGCTTCCGCCGCCGCCACCACGGCCGGTGCGGCTGTTGTAGTCCGAGTCGCCCATGCCGCCACCCATCATGGGCGGCGCCATCGGCATGGGGCCCATCGGCATCGCGGTGTTGTTGTTGGGGCCGGGGGTGCTGATCGGCGCCGGCGTGTTCTGGAAGCCGGACGGCGTCGTCCCCGACGGGATGCTGCCGGAGCCGGTGCTGCTGCCGGGGCCGGGAAGGTTGGGCGTGCCGTAGCCGCCACCGCCCCCTCCACCACCGCCGCTACCCCCGCCACGGCTGCCGGGCGGGATGTAGGTGTTGCCAGGGTTGCCGGGTCCGGGGTTGTTCGAGCCGGGCGGCAGGTCATATCGCAGATGACGATCGCCGGAAATGTCGCCGCCACCACCCACACCGAACTTCGGCGGCTCGGCGAACGCCGGCTGTTTCGACGCGGCGTCGTACAGCGCCTTGTCGTAGCTGTGCATGGCGGAGGCCGCTTGGGTGTGCGCTTCCTGGCTGTCCTTCTGCTTCTGGATGGACTTGTCGATGTTCTCGCCGAGATTGAACGGGTTCGACGTCATCCACCCCCCGACCTCTTCCTTCCAGTTGAAGGGGATCGGTTTGGGCATCGTGTTCTTCACGGTGGAAGCCGCGGTGCCCTGGTCGTAGATCGTCTCGGACGCGAGCTTGGCGTTCTGGGAGTTGGTCTCGGACCACTTGCTGAGGCTCTTGAAGTACCCCTGCGCGTTGCCCGCCGCGTCGCCTTCCCAGGTGCCCTGCGACGCGGTGACGGCCTGGTCCATCGTCTTCGCGAAGGAGTCGAAGGCCTTGTGGATCTCGTGGTAGGCGGTCGAGACGTCGGCGACCTGTTCGACGTTCAGGTTGCTGTTGACGAACTGTTCGAGCTTCTCGTGGTCGTAGCCCTGGTAGTCCGCGTTCGACGGCTCCAGGCCCTCGACGTACTGGACGTCCTTGTTCTTGGTCAGCTGGTCGACGTTCTTGTCGCCGACCTCCTGCGACTGCTGGTGGGCCTTCCCGGAGGCGATGAACCGATTGACCGCGCCGAACAGCCAGCCGTCGCTGGGGTCGACACCCTCTTCGGCCTTCTGCTGGAAGTACGCGTCCCGTGCCGCGGGAGAAAGGTCGGAGACCTGCTTCTCGCTCAGGTTCGGTGTCTTCGTGTTCATCCTGATTCCCCCTTAGCCCTTCGGAAGCTTCGGTTCGACGGTATCGGCGACCTTCTCGGCGACCTCGCAGGCCTGCTTCGGGTCGATGGCGTCCACGAGGACGTCGGCCCGCGCCGAAGCGGTGAGTTCGAGTGCCATCAAGCAGCCGGACGGCGGTTTCGGCACGAGCACGGCTTTGCGCCCGTTCACGTTCCCGGTGGTCTTGCCGTTCCCGCCGTCGTTGACGCTGTCGATGTTCTGCGTGTCACGGAGGTCGACGGAGACGGTCAGGCTGTCCGAGGCGCTCGCCGCCTCCTTGGTGAACTGGCAGGCGCGGGCTCCGCCTTCGTTCAGCGTCACCGGAGCCTTGAACGTCCCGTAGGACGAGAGATCGGCCGCGCTGAGGAGGGAGCACGGATCGATCGACTTGGTGTCGCCACCGCCGGTGGCGGGCGCCGAGCTGGACGCGCCGGTCTGGGCGGGTGGCGCCGAGGGTGCCGGGCTCGCGCTCCCGGGCTTCTCGCTGGAGCACGCGGCCAATACCAGGGCGGCCGCGGCGAGCGGCAGCACACAGAGTTTCTTCATCGTCCCTCAGGCCTGAATCTTCTTGGTGGCGTCGATCGCGCGGTCTTCGACACCCTTGTACAGCCCCGCGGCCCTGGCCAGCGCTTCGTCGGCGTCCCGGACGACCTGCTTGAACTGTTCGAGCACCGCGCTCGCGGAGTTGCTCGCCTGCGCGGCGCCCTTGTGGTCGTGGGCCGCGACGGCCTTGCCGTACGGGTGGTCGCCGAGCTGGGGTGCCTCGGAAAGCCGCGTCGTCCGGGTACCGAGGGCGCTGAGCTCCTCCGACATGTTCGCGAGCGCCTCACGCAGGGGCTTGACGCCTTCCTCGGTGATCTTGAAGCCGCCGCTCTTCGCGGCCGCCACCAGCTTCTGGGTTTCGGCGCTGACCTTGGCGATCGCGGCCTGGTTCAGGCCACCCGCCTCCACGTACTTGGCCGCCGCCCCCATGGCGGAGCCGATCGAGAAGTCCGGTGCCGCCTGTCCGCCGTCCGCTTCGAAAGCCATCGCCCGCCCCACTGCATCGTCTGCTCGCCCGTGCGTTTCGCCCGGAAGTCTACTAGCCGGGCACTCAGCGCAACGGTGATTCTCCGATCACCGGAGATCCCACCGGAACTGTGACGAAACGGGCGTCACGCCGGTTCCCGGCGGTTCAGAACTGGCCTTCGAGCTGGGCGTACAGCTGCTGCGCGATCCTCGCGTTGTCGGCGGGAGCGTAGGTCAGCCAGCTTTGCCCGTCGGTCGCCTGGCGCGAAGTCATCATGAACCGGCCCGCTTCCGTGTCGAACCACGCCAGCGGCGGGAAGACCTGGCCGCCGCGGATGAACACGCTGAACTGGCCCACTCGCTTCATCGGCTTCTCGAAGATCCGCTCCACCTGCCGCTGCTGGGGATTCGACCCGTGGGAACGAGGACCGCTGACCTGGGCGAAGGGGTCGTACGCATCGTCGTTCCGCGGGCGCTTCGGCGCGCTCACCGGCTTCGCGATGGTGACCGACTGGCCGGGGCCCGCCGGGGTGAGCGGCAGGAGGTCGACGATCGACGCGACGATCGCGGTCGGCCTGGTCTCTTCGAACACGAGCAGGTTCTCGTCCTGGCGCGCGAGGACCGCGAACTGCCCGTTCGTCGCCGCCCGCGCGAACAGCTGCTTGTCCCCGTCCATCTGCGCGACCGTCCAGACCGCGAGCTGCGGGGCGGCGAACGTGGCGAGCGCGAGTTCGACGTCGGCGTCGAGCCTGCCGCCGCGCATCATGCCGCGGCCTTCGAGGTCGCGGAAGACCGCCTCGCGAACCATCGCGCGCTGGTCGGTCGTCGTGCCGATGTGCGGGACCTCGAACGGGACGGGCGCCGGACCGAAACGGCCGTGTTCGAGCAGGATGTCCACCGCCGCCAGCGACAACGAGAACGAATGCGGCATCGCCATTTCCCCCCGCGGGTGTCTTGTCCGTCGGGATGAACGTAGTCCACACACCCGATACGCCCGCAGCGAACCCGCTTGCCCGGCCGTGATCAAGGCTGGTGCCATGGATTCATGGCAGACCAGAAACCCGCGCTCGTCCTTCATCTCGTCGCCGGCGGCGAGCCGCTGCTCTTCGCGCTCACGGCGGAAGAAACCGAACGGCTGACCAAGGATCTCTCGCATTTCGTCCGCACCGGAGCGGTACAGACGATCCAGACGAGGGACGACTCCGAGGTGGCGATCAACTTCTCCCATGTCGCCGCCGCCTACATCGACGACCTGAACCGCAAGACGAGGGTGTTCGGCCTGCACTAGGGCCGGACAGCAGTGTCCCCAATGTCGCATTGGAGACGCTGAGTGTCTCTGATGCGACATTGGGGACATCGAAGCCGGGCGGAGCGGTCCTACAGCTTGTAGAGGCGCTTCCAGTTGTCCCGCGAGGTCAGCTCGGGCATGGCGCGCTTGTACTGCTCCTGCACCGCCGCGCCTTCCTTGCGAAGCCGCTGGATCACCTTCGCGCCCCGGCGCGCCAGGTCGAACATCTTCGCGCGGTCGTACGAGCGGACCCGCACGCCTTCCTGCGAAGCGTCGGTGACGACGGCGGTGTCGAAGGTCGCGACGTGCCACCAGTGGGCCTCGTCGATCGGGATCGCGCCGAGCGAGTGACGGCTGCGGCCGAGCACCCGGTCGAGGATCCGCTTGATCAGCACCAGGCGCTGCATGCTGGGCCGCGGCGCGCTGTTGATGATGCCGATGTCGTTCGACGCGATACCCGGGACGTCGGTGGCCTTGTGCCGTTTGGTCTCGGGGTACTCGTCGCGGATCCGGCGGATCTCCTTCATCGCGGCGACGCCGCCGTCACGCAGGACCTCCGGCCCTTCGAGGAAGTCCTCGACGGCCTTGATCAGCGTGGCGGACAGGCCGTACTGCATGCCGAGCAGGTACCGGACCAGCTGCGCGATGAGCACGCGCGAGAGCAGGTTCAGGTTGAACGGCGAGTGCAGCGCGGCGGTGATGATCGAGTTCCGCAGGTTGAAGTAGCGGTGCCACTCGTCCCAGTCCTTCCAGTGGAAGTCGGCGTGCCAGACGCCGGCGCCCGGAAGGGTGACCGTCGGGAAGCCGGCTCCCCGAGCGCGGTAGCTGTACTCCGCGTCGTCCCACTGGAAGAAGAACGGCAGCGGGTAGCCCGTGGCCTTGACGACCTCGTACGGGATCAGGCACGACCACCAGCCGTTGTACCCGGCGTCGAGGCGGCGTTCCTGGCGGTTCGGCTTGAGGGTCTCCTCGTCGACGCCGAGCAGGTCGGCGGTCGAGAGCGAGTGCTGCACCGGCTGGCCGGGCTCCAGCGTGTTCAGCCGGGCGTACTCGGCGCCGACGTGCAGCTGGTTCGGGTGCAGCAGGTTCAGCATCTGCCCGCCGACGATGACCGGGTTGACCGTGCGGTTGGAGAACGCCGTCATCCGGATCACCAGATCCGGCTCCAGCAGCACGTCGTCGTCCATGAACAGGACGTTCGCGTGCTCGGTCTCGGTGTGCCCGGCGACCTCGTAGAGGCCGCGGGTGAATCCGCCGGCGCCGCCGAGGTTCGGCTGCTTGATGTAGTGCAGCTTGTCGCCGAGGTCCTTCGCGACCTGCTCGAAGCCGTCCCGCGACTCGACGAGGTCGGTGCCCTGGTCGGCGACGTAGATCGCGTCGAGCGTCTCCAGCGAGGAGACGTCGGCGGCGAGCGCCTGCAGGTTCGACAGGCAGTCGTCGGCGCGGTTCATCGTGCAGATGGTCACCGCGGTCGGGCGGATCTTCTCCGGCGCTTCGACCGTCCAGCGGACCTTCTCGACCCGC is from Amycolatopsis lurida and encodes:
- a CDS encoding ABC transporter permease — translated: MHATSTVHAADGAAPTSVPPISDSKTFSRAFADIKTGFAARELWGHLGWQDIKQRYRRSVIGPFWITISQGVIALGLGLLYSQLFGMPIETFLPYLSTGFIIWGFISGCLSEGMETFISNEGLIKQLPAPLSVYVLRTVWRQTLMLVHNLIVYVIVIAIFFSALNHDYSLNTGNCNPGFSGICHPGIGWYSLTAIPGFFMLALNAGWVTLLLGIISTRYRDIPQVINSLIQLLFYMTPIVWPIDQLLAGGARAATSWALPFVHGNPLFHFIQIVRAPLIGQEVSINSWYVVLGITVVGWVLALVAMRNYRSRVSYWV
- a CDS encoding cysteine desulfurase-like protein, which encodes MAFDVARIRGLFPALGDGWIHFDGAAGMLVPEQVASAVSTAMRAPVSGPGGAFPASQRAESIVTAARRAVADLVGADPAGVVLGPNAPDLIRRLVDAMADRWTIGDEVVVSRLDEEANLAPWRRAAKRVGAVVRWGEIDIETCELPAWQYENLVSARTKAVAVTLASGSVGTRPDVPTVIEFAKRVGALVVVDATYAAPFVPLDLNALGADVMVVSAQAWGGPSVGALVFRDPELLERLPSVSLDPAARGPARMELGPHAYPLLAGLIASIDYLAGLDDAAMGSRREKLVTSLGSAKSYHAGLLAQLSTELRSLRHVMVIGDAMRRIPALAFAVAGKKAPEVAEYLASQGLCAFADDGTSGVFGSLGAAEVGGAVRIGLAHYSNVFEVNQLVRVLEEIR
- a CDS encoding bacterial proteasome activator family protein, with the translated sequence MEHMTDPVSRESTTPGDGGGDSPHHVVVVGPDGTPVGTARIASPGSDDESAQEESLGDLVEEPAKVMRIGTMIKQLLEEVRAAPLDDASRNRVREIHQTSIRELEQALAPELQDELERLVRPFTENSTPSDAELRIAQAQLVGWLEGLFSGIQTALFAQQMAARVQLEQMRRGLPAGPSAGGAALGGHGAGGESHGPGQYL
- a CDS encoding ABC transporter ATP-binding protein → MVSIDVHNAYVDFPIFDAKTRSMKKKVLGKVGGKIGTETKVPIIEALHDVTLQLREGDRVGLVGHNGAGKSTLLRLLSGIYEPTRGSAKISGKIAPVFDLGIGMDPEISGLENILIRGLFLGMTAKQMEARVDDIAEFTELGDYLQMPLRTYSTGMRVRLALGVVTSIDPEILILDEGIGAVDAAFLNKAKDRLKALVKRSGILVFASHSDEFLFELCDSAIWMDEGHVKQRGSLRDVLTGYKGRDPFENMSQETLERFGLEPDPVATTNGGQG
- a CDS encoding polysaccharide pyruvyl transferase family protein, which translates into the protein MPVPDRTASDSKPARRALYYLVAPVGHPNYGDELIAASWLRHLAEVAPDADVWVDTHSPGPAAVLLDGLHPRAKFTDTLWRLCWEASSEDPWQAAAWVREAIHNPGMMPRLHHGIELLATVDVIHVVGGGYINKLWPKQIGLLAGAAAAAERSGGRAAMTGQGLLPACDDVAPLLRALADRFEIVEVRDDASAELLDVPVGLDDAFIGIGPHLYEETEDLPEVMLCLQSDLVEVGVGKLAGAVLSMLRSWKIPPEKIGVVEGVPRVDREVFALLERELPGARFYPFSHIWTHGLPVSPRQTWISTRFHLHMLAAAGGASGVAVSIHPDYYATKHRSLAALGSNWTLLEDLSEVPDRPKAGGYAPDVLAGFKKAKRDLAKTIYAPVVRPEPEPDGPAEAQVTPLRRRWARLIRS
- a CDS encoding DUF3558 family protein → MKKLCVLPLAAAALVLAACSSEKPGSASPAPSAPPAQTGASSSAPATGGGDTKSIDPCSLLSAADLSSYGTFKAPVTLNEGGARACQFTKEAASASDSLTVSVDLRDTQNIDSVNDGGNGKTTGNVNGRKAVLVPKPPSGCLMALELTASARADVLVDAIDPKQACEVAEKVADTVEPKLPKG
- a CDS encoding glycosyltransferase, translated to MTSETRQLPEGAVVGVVVTRHRRELLADSLKVIAAQTRPVDHLVVVDNGPDKSARDIVENYPLPVTYLPSHRNLGGAGGFALGMLHALSLGADWVWLADDDGRPADENVLAILLEEAEKRDLAEISPVVSNIDAPDKLAFPLRRGLTWKRSSSELGDDFLPGIASLMNGALFRASTLDVVGVPDLRLFFRGDEVELHRRLVRSGLPFGTSLKTAYLHPDGSDEFKPMLGGRFHAQDPENEVKRYYTYRNRGYLLSQPGMRKIGALEVVRFGLYFIGVKRDPKAFLQWLKLVRQGRKEKFYRY
- a CDS encoding epoxide hydrolase family protein, which gives rise to MTDEITPFTITVPQRDLDDLAARLANTRWPDELDGVGWGLGTPLAYLQELAEYWRLRYDWRAHEERLNGFPGFLTNIDGANVHFLHARSPEPDAIPLVLTHDWPGSIVEFLDVVGPLSDPRAYGGDPGDAFHVVVPSLPGFGFSGPTTDADWGTGRIADAWTVLMSRLGYERFGLHGGDWGAIVSRDVGVRCPERVIGAHLTMLPHAVPESEADLEGLTGEELARGEAALARGREFQTGELGYAMIQATKPQTLAYGLTDSPAGQLGWLVEKFKSYSDSRDVPEDAIDRDDLLTSVMLYWLTGTANSSSRIYAALGPAWGEGPAKSTVPTGVAVFPKDTGLPIRHLAERTDNVVHWSTQDRGGHFPGLEVPDLLIDDLRTFFRRFR